In Psychrobacter sp. P11G3, a single genomic region encodes these proteins:
- the pssA gene encoding CDP-diacylglycerol--serine O-phosphatidyltransferase, with product MTTQPPIGQPNNAPLNNSSLNDGSLQDNAATQPPFIDEHEFNIRLADNDSYDGLTFEVIEAEVAEGKRVVSRGVYLAPNLITTLSLLSGFYSILASTQGEFYKAALAIFLSAILDGADGRVARMLNAQSPFGEQYDSLADMLAFGVAPAILIYSFALEPLGRIGIGCAFVFTACAAFRLARFNVQVGIVDKKYFVGLASPLAAILVTSAVMVAVDHNEWIGQYDTAVMLLFAAWVVTCGLLMVSNVKYYSFKEFDKKKVPFVVLIIGVLVMSIVLYDIPVGILAIGIIYALSGIVTTIKTKVKS from the coding sequence GGCTCGCTGCAAGATAATGCAGCGACTCAGCCACCGTTTATCGATGAGCATGAGTTTAATATCCGCCTAGCGGATAACGATAGCTATGATGGTTTGACATTTGAGGTGATTGAAGCTGAAGTAGCCGAAGGTAAGCGAGTGGTTAGTCGCGGTGTCTATTTGGCACCCAATCTGATCACTACTTTATCGCTATTGTCAGGCTTCTACTCGATTTTGGCGAGTACCCAAGGCGAGTTCTATAAGGCAGCTTTGGCTATCTTCTTATCCGCTATTCTTGATGGCGCAGATGGACGTGTCGCACGTATGCTCAATGCGCAAAGTCCATTTGGTGAGCAATATGACTCTTTAGCAGATATGCTAGCATTTGGTGTTGCCCCTGCTATTCTGATTTATAGCTTTGCTTTAGAGCCTTTGGGTCGTATCGGTATTGGCTGTGCTTTTGTCTTTACCGCTTGTGCTGCTTTTCGCCTTGCACGTTTTAACGTTCAGGTTGGTATTGTCGATAAAAAGTACTTTGTTGGCTTAGCCAGTCCGCTTGCTGCTATATTGGTGACGTCCGCTGTAATGGTTGCAGTCGATCATAACGAGTGGATTGGTCAATACGATACAGCCGTCATGCTACTGTTTGCAGCTTGGGTCGTGACTTGCGGTCTACTAATGGTCAGCAATGTCAAATACTATAGCTTTAAAGAATTTGACAAAAAGAAAGTACCTTTTGTAGTGCTTATCATTGGGGTGTTAGTCATGAGCATCGTGCTCTATGATATACCCGTTGGTATATTAGCGATTGGTATTATCTATGCACTATCAGGTATCGTGACTACGATTAAAACGAAAGTGAAAAGCTAG
- a CDS encoding OsmC family protein — protein sequence MTTSKVTYQGNLRTQAIHLQSNNQIITDAPTDNHGKGEAFSPTDLLATSLGSCILTIIGIKAEAMDIDISGTTAEVTKVMAAKPRRVSEIHVVVNFSKALDESTLKRFYKTALTCPVGNSLDPAITQNLVFNNGTEA from the coding sequence ATGACCACCTCAAAAGTAACCTACCAAGGCAATTTACGCACCCAAGCTATCCATTTGCAGTCGAATAATCAAATTATCACTGATGCGCCGACGGACAATCATGGTAAGGGCGAAGCGTTTTCACCGACGGATTTGCTAGCGACCAGTTTGGGCAGTTGTATCTTAACAATTATTGGCATCAAAGCCGAAGCGATGGATATCGATATTTCAGGTACGACCGCAGAGGTCACCAAAGTCATGGCTGCCAAACCAAGGCGTGTGAGTGAAATACATGTCGTGGTCAATTTTTCAAAAGCATTGGACGAGAGCACCCTAAAGCGATTTTATAAAACTGCGTTGACCTGCCCAGTAGGCAATAGCTTGGATCCTGCGATTACTCAAAATCTAGTATTTAACAATGGCACAGAAGCCTAA
- a CDS encoding flavodoxin family protein — MSTKTLLIVAHAPSPNTQKLAQAAYDGANHPDIDITVILKSPQDTQPEDVLAADALLLGTTENLAYMAGLTKDFFDRCYYPVLEEKQGMPFAVYIRAGHDGTGTKLALKTITTGLRWSWIQEALILQGDWQDSFAEQVEELAMTLAAGVEAGIY; from the coding sequence ATGTCCACTAAGACTTTACTCATCGTCGCTCATGCGCCATCGCCTAATACTCAGAAATTGGCGCAGGCAGCTTATGACGGTGCCAATCATCCTGATATAGATATCACTGTCATTTTGAAATCACCGCAGGATACGCAGCCTGAAGACGTGTTGGCTGCTGATGCGTTACTGCTAGGTACGACCGAAAATCTGGCGTATATGGCAGGGCTGACCAAGGACTTTTTTGATCGTTGCTACTATCCAGTGCTAGAAGAAAAGCAAGGCATGCCATTTGCGGTATATATACGCGCAGGGCATGATGGTACAGGTACCAAGCTCGCGCTCAAAACGATTACAACGGGGTTACGTTGGTCATGGATTCAAGAGGCGTTGATACTACAAGGCGATTGGCAAGATAGCTTTGCTGAGCAAGTAGAAGAGCTTGCTATGACGCTTGCCGCTGGGGTAGAGGCGGGTATCTACTAG
- a CDS encoding DUF938 domain-containing protein, with translation MHDDNLESDNPNNKVDISALPFSQACENNKQPILEVLQTELQGFSHVLEVGSGTGQHSVYFAPNLPEIQWQTSDVTSNHRHIIAWHNAYPAPNLYSPLAFDLAHDSVPVSSHLDSGHLNSSYVDKPYDVIFTANTLHIISWALVERLIALAGDALPVDGKLIVYGPFNENGKYTSEGNQRFDAMLRAGNPDSGIRDKEDVVSLANAHHLQLSKTYAMPANNQLLVFQKR, from the coding sequence ATGCATGACGATAATCTGGAGAGTGATAATCCAAATAATAAAGTAGATATTTCTGCATTGCCGTTTTCTCAAGCGTGTGAAAATAATAAACAGCCTATTCTAGAAGTACTTCAAACGGAGCTACAAGGCTTTAGTCATGTATTAGAAGTTGGCTCTGGAACGGGGCAGCATAGTGTTTACTTTGCGCCTAATCTGCCCGAGATACAGTGGCAAACTAGCGATGTCACTAGTAATCACCGTCATATCATTGCTTGGCACAATGCGTATCCTGCACCCAATCTATATTCACCATTAGCGTTTGATTTGGCGCATGACTCAGTACCTGTTAGTAGTCATTTAGATAGTGGTCATTTAAATAGCAGTTATGTAGACAAACCTTATGATGTGATATTTACGGCCAATACTTTGCATATTATTAGCTGGGCTTTGGTCGAGCGATTAATTGCATTGGCTGGTGATGCGTTACCTGTGGACGGTAAGTTGATTGTCTATGGCCCATTTAACGAAAATGGCAAATATACCAGTGAAGGTAATCAGCGATTTGATGCGATGTTGAGAGCAGGTAATCCTGATAGTGGCATTCGCGATAAAGAAGATGTCGTTAGTTTAGCAAATGCTCATCATTTACAACTTTCTAAAACGTATGCGATGCCTGCTAATAATCAACTACTGGTATTTCAGAAGCGCTAA
- a CDS encoding dienelactone hydrolase family protein, producing the protein MLPTLSSPTKKPYHSLLVGASMGLMALTFSQTAAAITTKNVTYTVDDKAYEGYYAKADKPNAPFILLIHDWDGLTDYERKRADMLAAEGYNVLAADMFGQGIRPTSIEENKRLTGELYDDRNKMRRILAGALTAGQLQGNDVRKGTTMGYCFGGTAALELARSGFEQKAFVPFHGAFDIPTGQSYDNTTGEILVFHGSADQSVSLESFATLGKTLEAAKVPHEMVTYSGAPHAFSVFGSDRYDARADQRSWKRYLDFLAEEYK; encoded by the coding sequence ATGTTACCAACTCTAAGCTCCCCAACTAAAAAACCTTATCACTCATTGCTAGTAGGCGCGTCAATGGGTCTAATGGCATTAACGTTCAGTCAAACGGCTGCTGCTATCACGACCAAAAACGTGACCTATACGGTCGATGATAAAGCGTACGAAGGCTATTACGCCAAGGCAGATAAGCCAAACGCACCTTTTATCTTATTAATTCATGATTGGGATGGTCTAACTGACTATGAGCGCAAACGTGCTGATATGTTAGCGGCTGAAGGCTACAACGTATTGGCGGCCGATATGTTTGGACAAGGCATTCGCCCTACTTCTATCGAAGAAAACAAACGCCTAACTGGGGAGCTATATGATGACCGTAATAAAATGCGTCGCATATTGGCAGGGGCATTAACGGCAGGACAACTACAAGGCAATGATGTGCGCAAAGGCACGACCATGGGTTATTGTTTCGGCGGTACGGCCGCGTTAGAGCTAGCACGCTCAGGTTTTGAGCAAAAAGCCTTTGTACCCTTCCACGGTGCCTTTGATATTCCAACCGGTCAAAGTTATGACAACACTACGGGGGAAATCCTAGTATTTCACGGTTCTGCTGACCAATCTGTCTCGCTTGAGAGCTTTGCCACTTTGGGCAAGACATTAGAAGCAGCCAAAGTCCCTCACGAAATGGTTACCTACAGCGGTGCGCCACATGCCTTTAGCGTATTTGGCAGCGATAGATATGACGCTCGCGCCGATCAGCGCTCTTGGAAACGCTACTTGGATTTTTTAGCAGAAGAATATAAATAA
- a CDS encoding catalase, with protein MNNNIDHTDPAKDMNTERGNGGETHQRAGDDTKVLTTQQGVAIADNQNSLKAGSRGPTLLEDFVLREKINHFDHERIPERIVHARGSAAHGYFELTESLEEYTTAKVLTETGKQTPLFTRFSTVAGNKGSKDTPRDVRGFAVKMYTEEGNWDIVGNNMPIFFIQDAMKFPDLIHAVKPEPDRGFPQAASAHDTFWDFVSLSPETMHNLIWLMSDRGLPRSLRMMEGFGIHSYRLINKDGKSTFVRFHWKPVLGVQSTTWDEAVKISGADPDYHRRDLFESINNGDYPEWEFGVQLFTEEEANEFPFDHLDATKLIPEELVPVKVVGKMVLNRYPDNFFAETEQVAFCPSHLPPGVDFSNDPLLQGRLFSYLDTQLSRLGSPNFAQIPINAPKCPFANNQQDGHMQMQVPKTRVLYEPQSLDPTRPRESAKRGFNSFHEQLDDGVKGRVRDESFADHYSQPRMFYRSQTATEQAHIATAYAFELGKVDTAHVRTRMLSHLIHIDEDLANRVATALGMELPEPADAAAPVQDLGTSKAVQTIGLTPDSLKGRMIGILVAEGSNSSEVKKFEDAAKAQGASVKIVAPNKEVVLDDGTRIQADERLAGGPSVMFDAVVSIIMPDQAKKLAKDSSALDWFNDAYNHCKAIAYCGATDEFILSKLPVEKDEFVTPLAELDAFISNAKSRLWEREPKVRDLA; from the coding sequence ATGAATAATAATATCGATCATACGGACCCCGCCAAAGACATGAATACGGAACGTGGCAATGGTGGTGAAACCCATCAGCGCGCAGGTGACGACACTAAAGTATTAACCACTCAACAAGGTGTGGCAATCGCTGATAACCAAAACTCTCTAAAAGCAGGTTCACGTGGACCGACGCTGTTAGAGGATTTTGTATTACGTGAAAAAATCAATCATTTTGACCATGAGCGCATCCCTGAGCGTATCGTCCATGCTCGTGGTAGCGCAGCACATGGTTATTTTGAGCTGACAGAGTCACTAGAAGAATATACGACTGCCAAAGTGTTGACCGAAACAGGTAAGCAAACGCCATTATTTACGCGTTTCTCAACGGTAGCAGGTAACAAAGGTTCAAAAGATACGCCACGTGATGTGCGCGGTTTCGCTGTGAAAATGTATACGGAAGAAGGTAACTGGGACATCGTTGGTAACAACATGCCAATCTTCTTTATCCAAGATGCGATGAAGTTTCCAGATTTGATCCATGCGGTAAAACCAGAACCAGATCGTGGTTTCCCGCAAGCAGCTTCTGCTCATGATACGTTTTGGGATTTTGTCTCATTAAGTCCTGAAACCATGCACAATCTAATTTGGCTGATGAGTGATCGCGGTTTACCACGTAGCCTACGCATGATGGAAGGCTTTGGTATTCATAGCTATCGCTTAATCAATAAAGACGGTAAGAGTACCTTTGTACGTTTCCATTGGAAGCCAGTATTGGGCGTACAGTCAACCACATGGGATGAGGCAGTGAAAATCTCAGGTGCTGATCCTGACTATCATCGCCGCGACTTGTTTGAGTCAATCAACAACGGTGACTATCCTGAGTGGGAGTTTGGCGTACAGTTATTTACTGAAGAAGAAGCCAACGAATTCCCATTTGACCATCTCGATGCGACCAAACTGATTCCAGAAGAATTGGTGCCAGTGAAAGTCGTGGGTAAGATGGTATTGAACCGCTATCCAGATAATTTCTTTGCAGAGACTGAGCAAGTAGCATTCTGCCCATCGCATCTGCCACCGGGTGTTGATTTCAGTAATGACCCATTATTACAAGGTCGTTTGTTCAGTTATCTAGACACTCAGCTATCACGTCTAGGCTCGCCAAACTTTGCCCAGATTCCTATTAATGCGCCAAAATGTCCGTTTGCTAACAATCAGCAAGATGGTCATATGCAGATGCAAGTGCCAAAGACGCGTGTACTCTATGAGCCACAAAGCCTAGATCCAACTCGTCCTCGTGAAAGCGCTAAACGTGGCTTTAACTCATTCCATGAGCAACTAGATGATGGTGTAAAAGGCCGCGTACGTGACGAGAGCTTTGCCGATCATTATAGCCAGCCACGTATGTTCTACCGTAGTCAGACAGCAACTGAGCAAGCCCATATTGCAACCGCTTATGCGTTTGAGCTAGGTAAAGTAGATACAGCCCATGTGCGTACGCGTATGCTTAGCCATTTGATTCATATTGACGAAGACTTGGCCAATCGCGTAGCAACGGCACTGGGTATGGAACTACCAGAGCCAGCTGACGCAGCTGCACCGGTGCAAGACTTGGGAACCTCTAAAGCGGTACAAACTATTGGCCTAACGCCTGATAGCCTAAAAGGTCGTATGATTGGTATTTTGGTTGCAGAAGGTTCTAATAGTAGTGAAGTTAAGAAGTTCGAAGATGCTGCTAAAGCGCAAGGTGCTAGCGTCAAGATTGTAGCGCCTAACAAAGAAGTCGTATTGGATGATGGTACACGCATACAAGCTGATGAGCGCCTTGCTGGTGGTCCGTCAGTGATGTTTGATGCCGTCGTTAGTATCATCATGCCTGACCAAGCTAAAAAGCTCGCAAAAGACAGCTCAGCATTAGATTGGTTTAA